The uncultured Treponema sp. genome includes a region encoding these proteins:
- the fabZ gene encoding 3-hydroxyacyl-ACP dehydratase FabZ — protein MERFTDIESLLPHRKPFLFVDSIESYDEKGCVCTRKFTDEDFFFKGHFPQYPVVPGVILIETMAQGGGAALSLQKTFAEGSLFFLATVDKVKFRNQVRPGDTVRMEVTNLRVSPKMVKQSGKAFVGDVLCAEAEWMCLVGSAN, from the coding sequence ATGGAAAGATTTACTGATATAGAAAGCCTTCTTCCGCACAGAAAACCGTTTTTGTTTGTGGATTCAATTGAAAGCTATGATGAAAAAGGCTGCGTCTGCACAAGAAAATTTACAGATGAGGACTTTTTCTTTAAAGGACATTTTCCGCAGTATCCTGTTGTTCCGGGTGTAATTCTTATTGAAACTATGGCGCAGGGAGGAGGAGCTGCATTGAGCTTGCAGAAAACTTTCGCTGAAGGCAGTTTGTTTTTCCTTGCTACAGTTGACAAAGTAAAATTCCGCAATCAGGTTCGTCCGGGAGACACTGTAAGAATGGAAGTTACAAACTTGCGTGTAAGCCCAAAAATGGTAAAGCAGTCGGGCAAAGCTTTTGTAGGCGATGTTCTTTGCGCTGAAGCTGAATGGATGTGCCTTGTAGGTTCTGCAAATTAA
- the ndk gene encoding nucleoside-diphosphate kinase, which translates to MSTRCFTMLKPGVLNRRLVGEVVSRLEKKGLKLIGLKLMNISQDLASQHYAEHKGKAFYDPLLDYITSGPVVAMVWQGDDCVTLVRKITGATNPAEAAPGTIRGDFCCHTSHNIIHASDSDESAEREIALFFKTEELVDWEDQAGIWY; encoded by the coding sequence ATGAGTACAAGATGTTTTACAATGTTAAAGCCTGGTGTTTTGAATCGCAGGCTCGTGGGCGAAGTTGTTAGCCGCCTTGAAAAAAAAGGTCTTAAATTGATCGGACTTAAGCTTATGAATATAAGCCAGGATCTTGCTTCCCAGCATTACGCAGAGCACAAAGGAAAAGCTTTTTATGATCCGCTTCTTGATTACATAACAAGCGGTCCTGTTGTTGCGATGGTTTGGCAGGGCGACGACTGCGTTACTTTGGTTAGAAAAATTACTGGCGCAACAAATCCTGCAGAAGCGGCTCCGGGAACTATCCGTGGAGATTTCTGCTGCCATACTTCTCATAACATAATCCATGCTTCAGACAGCGACGAAAGCGCAGAAAGAGAAATCGCGTTGTTTTTCAAGACGGAAGAACTTGTTGACTGGGAAGATCAGGCTGGAATCTGGT